DNA sequence from the Malus domestica chromosome 11, GDT2T_hap1 genome:
ATGCCATGCATTTCTAAAGTCAAAATCCTCTATTATGTCTGAGGTTGGATATTCTTCATAATATTCGATgatatgaaaataaataaataaatgacaaagattgaaaataaaattttaaatagtcATGAAATTAAATCCAACAACTAAAATACTTGTATTATTGAAGCCGCACCTGATAAAGTTAGTCTAACGATATTAAAAACATATAGGTATTCTCTAATTTGAACATAATTTAATAGTGCAATCATATCAACGCATAATAGTTTACCTTGTCAGTATAATAGGATGTCTAGAATGTTAACACAAATCTTTGACTTGAAACTAACTTTGACGGGTAAACTACACAAAACTATTTCAATTATAGATTGAATCATAATCTcataatattttaaacatttcaatgtTATATCTTAACTTATGAATTTGTGGCAATGTTAGATCTCTATTgaattttctgtcaatttgattgttaaatgatgacgtggGTAACCTTGTAGTTGgccaactaaaataaaaaaattaattaattattaatttttatttaacaattaaaattaattaaaaaaaaaaaatccttcctTCGTCCTCCCCTTTGTCTCTTCTCCGTCCCCCTTCTTCCTTGTCCTCTAAACACAGCCAAATTTCCTCCTCCTCCGGCAACGTCTGATACACTGCCGATCGCAAAACGCCGATCGTCCCCCTTCGAATGGAGATCAACCGAGCCTCTCACTCTTATCATTTTTCCTCGCTTCGATTCCCATCATCACCCACCGGGGCTTTCGCCCCACTGCCACTTTAATCTCCTGGCAGTCACCATTTTTCTAGGAAAAGCCACCAAACAAAATGGCAAGGGGAGAgttccaaaaaattaaaatgaagaaCCCCaccaaaaaaaatcccaaaacgaAAAACACAGATATAAACCCATAAAATTCaagaaattagaaaaattaaatttcagaAATTCAAGAAGTGGCCATTTGAAGATTTGCCGAGCTTCGGATTTTTGAAATCCTCCATACTTTTATTTGCTGGAACGGAAGTTCATTACAGTCCAATATTTTTCCCTTCCTTTTTCCCCTTTTCTGGGTTCATACCAGGACCACCACTACAAAAATTAGCAGAGcaaccatcaccatcaccatcaccatcacagATTCGCTTCCTCGACGCGTGTCAACCTCTACACCTTCTCCTTTATGTCATCGTCCGTCTGGTTCTCCATCAACAACCGTTCGATTTCTCCATCAATATCAATGTATTTAGTAGTGAATTATGACATAATCAAATAATTTTTCATGGTTATCATTACGAGCTAGTTGAAAACCTTATCTTCTACCAGCCCACTGCGTCCTCACGTTTCATTAGCTGTAGTGTCGGGCTTTTTGTCACCGTCAACCATCATACTTTATATCCCAGAATTTAAGCAAAGAACAATAAAAGGTTTCATTCCTTTTTTGGTCACATCCCAAATTAGCAACAAACCATTCGTGCGGGTCTCTCATCTCGCTCTGAATCTCTTGGTGCACAGATGCAAAGACAAATTTGACCAGAATATTATATATCAAAAGGTAACGACGAAGTCGACGAGAGATTAAAGATTTCATCTGATGCTTCTCATCTAATTGCTGCTGCTGCATGGGACTTGACTTGATTAGTGTTCTGATTACATGCATTAGCATGCAAATTAAAACCTACGTCAATCCAAAGCTATACATATACTTTACACATTACTAATCCaataaattaaaaggaaatcCTTCTTTAACTGAAAGAGAAGATTCAAATGGGTAATATTGCTCCACAGACACTTTTGATGCAGATTGAACTAGAGCTGAAAAGTATCGTAGAGTACAAGAATTTCATATCGGAAATGGTGTGAAATGATTTCACTTCTACTTATGAATGGTTTCACTTCTACTTATACTGAGAGCTTTTGTTATAAAAACGTCATACATGTTATGTTGTTTAGGTGAAATGATGTGAGTTGGGGGATAAGATTGGTACATTTATTAGTAGGTGGTTGGCCCGTCTCTATGAAATCTTAATATAGTATCACAACAGATATTTGATTAGGCTCAAATTGCATAATGATCTTGTCTTGCATGAATTATCGAGTTTACTAACTTGCCTTGCTTCCGCGCTTGAATGATCAATGCGGAAATATGACCACTTGTAGCCTACTACATGACGGTCCTACGTGAGAGAGCATGTTGAGAGTTCAATAATTCCACATCAAATCGGTGTACTTACTAGTTAATATAGTGGGCATCTAACCTGTCTTTCTAAATCTTGACATGAAGTTCTAAAATATAGTTCAACCATTCGAGTTGAATGGTGGGCCCCTGATCAAACTTTTGGGTCACTACAAATGTTCTCAATTTTGAACAACTTTTTCATTTGCTTAGAACACAATCATATGATATTATTACTCCACTCATATTATATCACACGTATCATTTCACCTTGTTGTTCACATCTATTTATTATAACACGTAATAATAAACCATATGTCTTATTTTTCTGTTCTCATAAAAATTTATTGTATGGTAAAAACTTTTAGTAGCGGGACGTCCTAGtgtatgaaaaagaaaaaccataGTACTGCAGATCTTGTAGGTTAGAATTTTTTGGTTACTTTATTTCTTCAAGGAATCATATATCAATCTCCACTCGGCCGAACCTAATATCTTCCTCCTATACTACCACATACCAGTAGTACTGCTATAAATACCTTCCACACCCTCCATCTTTCTCTTCAAGTCTAGCTTCTTCTTTAGTGAGTAGCATTACAACTTCAGCAACCACCATGGAGTATAAAGTTGAATCAACAGAAACTCTGaggttatctctctctctctctctcaacacatACAGAAATATCACTGCATTCACATTTCTTTCAGCTTAATTaagttgtaacttgtaagtAATTTTTTTGATTAATCATGGATGATTAGTATATAAACTAATGAGAATTATATATATGCGGTGATTAATCAGGAACAAGTGTGCAGCATGCTATCGACAATTCAATAGAATCGAGCACTTAGTGGAGCACATGAGAACCTCATACCACTCAGCTCATGAACCCATGTGTGGAATTTGTAAGAAGCATTGCAAATATTTTGAATCTCTCAGGGAACATCTTATAGGTAACTAAAACAAACTATGCAGATCAACTGAGCGTAGCCAAGTTGACTATAAACTGTGTTTTCTCTTTCTGCATCAAAGTTCAAATCCTTCTCTCCATAgcttaaattaatttagagtCAACTATATCTCTTATACAAAAAAACAGTTATTAATTACATAATCCCAAATTTCTTTTGCAAATAATAATCCTATTATTTCTATTTTCAGGGCCATTGCCAAAACAAGAATGCAGAAATATATTCAGCACCAGAGGATGCAAAATCTGCTTAGCCATCCTCGAAAGCCCGTATGCTCTTAGGGTTCACCAGGACAGATGCCAACTCTCTGGCGGCAATGCTGTATTAATCAGCACACACTACCTTATTAATTATGACCTTTTGCCCAAACCCTATTTGCTATAAATTTAAATTGATTCCATATAATGCATTTCAGGGATTACTTGGTCGCTTTGCTAATCTGGGCATTCGTGACAATACTGAAAGTGGTAGCACAGGAGGCACTCAAGTTGTTGCACTTGCTTGCAAAATGGTTGGTGGTGGCAGCGATGGCTCACTGGATCTCTGCGCAAAGGTCTGCCTCACTGATGAATATGACAACATCATCTTTCAGTCTTATGTCATGCCACTGATTCCAGTCACAAACTATAGGTATATATGCATTTATATGAAGAATTATACTAACTAATATGTAACGTATGTAGCGTATATATGTAGGGGAATGATTTCAGGGTCTCTTCTTTATTTCTAACTGTCGGATGGAACAAAACAAAAGACGAAGATATTGTGAAAATTGTACTTCCTACAATAAAGATGTTGTTGCTTTAAGAGAATATGGTCATCATTTCGGAGTGTGATTTAGCGATTGAACGGGTTCATTTTTTATATACATGACCGATCATTTTGCTTTATACTTGTATATATACAGATATGAAACAACTGGTATTCGCCCTGAATACTTGAGGGATGCAATCCCTTTGAGGCAAGTGCAAAAGAAGATCCAAGACTTCCTCTGCAATGGGGAACCAAAGTGGAAGATTCGACTCCGAAGTGGAAGAGCTAGGATTCTTGTGGGTCACGGTTTGGATCATGACCTTGACTCTCTGCAGGTTGAATATCCACAAGTAATGATTAGGTAATTCaacttatttttctttcatccaaacaaaaaatatcCATTTTATAAAATCATCAGACTCTCTTCGatcaatgaaaagaaaataaaagacaaCGAAGTGCACAATGACTATTTTAAAGTACTAATTAACaattatctatatatatttataaaagtATAGGATcacatatatacacatacaacTTTCCATTGCGAATTTCAATTGTAATTCTAGTTCTAAACGTGACTGACTGTGTATAGGGATACTGCAAAATATCCTCCATTGTTGAAATCAAGCAAGCTCAGCAACTCCCTCAAGTATCTCACACAAGCATATCTTGGGCAAGTACCCAACCCTACTATTagttccctatatata
Encoded proteins:
- the LOC103448661 gene encoding RNA exonuclease 4-like — encoded protein: MEYKVESTETLRNKCAACYRQFNRIEHLVEHMRTSYHSAHEPMCGICKKHCKYFESLREHLIGPLPKQECRNIFSTRGCKICLAILESPYALRVHQDRCQLSGGNAGLLGRFANLGIRDNTESGSTGGTQVVALACKMVGGGSDGSLDLCAKVCLTDEYDNIIFQSYVMPLIPVTNYRYETTGIRPEYLRDAIPLRQVQKKIQDFLCNGEPKWKIRLRSGRARILVGHGLDHDLDSLQVEYPQVMIRDTAKYPPLLKSSKLSNSLKYLTQAYLGYDIQTGIQDPYEDCVATMKIYKRMRSQVHKVEAHPLASDTQNRNNFAAWRQNELERMSPDQMMEISRSDYNCWCLDSYSG